One part of the Thermoanaerobacterium sp. CMT5567-10 genome encodes these proteins:
- a CDS encoding phosphodiester glycosidase family protein translates to MKKIIAYVIFQVFLAAIVIPVSIFYGPFTNIRNTLVTTAMTTFSHKYIATLFLPQSKIDAIMKEMTSISTDSSKSNLLNFKNNHDTTIEVNDISSSRFKGKVILIHDPTRVQVGISSKLPKEGETVSEIAKENGAIAAINAGGFIGYVDGAWTGNGGTPGGIIIHNGKLIYNNAYSKDGKIDLAGFTSDGKLLVGKYTLDEIKNLDIKEAVSFGPALVVNGKPMIKSGDGGWGIAPRTAIGQKADGTVIFLVIDGRAISSVGATLKDVQNIMLDYGAVNATNLDGGSSTTMYYKGKVINNPSNPLGERMVPTIFYAK, encoded by the coding sequence ATGAAAAAGATAATAGCTTATGTAATATTTCAAGTGTTTTTGGCTGCTATAGTGATACCAGTTTCGATATTTTACGGGCCTTTTACGAATATCAGAAACACTTTGGTAACAACTGCAATGACTACATTTAGTCATAAATACATCGCAACGCTTTTTTTACCACAAAGCAAGATTGACGCTATAATGAAAGAGATGACAAGTATTTCTACAGACAGCAGTAAAAGCAATCTTTTAAACTTTAAAAACAATCACGACACTACGATCGAAGTAAATGACATAAGCAGCAGCAGATTTAAAGGGAAGGTAATCCTTATACATGACCCCACAAGGGTACAAGTCGGCATATCCAGCAAGCTTCCAAAAGAAGGCGAAACAGTCAGCGAGATAGCGAAAGAAAATGGAGCAATAGCTGCTATAAATGCTGGTGGATTTATCGGGTATGTAGATGGAGCGTGGACTGGAAATGGAGGAACACCCGGTGGAATCATCATACACAATGGAAAACTTATTTACAACAATGCATACAGCAAAGATGGCAAAATTGACCTTGCAGGATTTACAAGCGATGGTAAGCTATTGGTAGGAAAATACACTTTAGATGAGATAAAGAATTTAGACATAAAAGAAGCTGTAAGCTTTGGCCCCGCCCTTGTTGTAAATGGAAAGCCTATGATAAAAAGTGGAGACGGTGGTTGGGGAATTGCACCAAGGACTGCCATAGGCCAGAAGGCCGATGGAACTGTGATATTTTTAGTCATAGACGGCAGAGCTATATCTAGTGTAGGTGCGACACTTAAGGATGTGCAAAACATAATGCTGGATTATGGTGCTGTAAATGCTACAAATCTCGATGGTGGTTCATCTACTACTATGTACTACAAAGGAAAAGTTATAAATAATCCATCAAATCCTTTAGGGGAGAGGATGGTTCCTACAATATTTTATGCAAAATAA
- a CDS encoding SGNH/GDSL hydrolase family protein — protein MEMLNIKESYNFLVCGDSISRGVVLDKIKNKYVLLRDSYANLLNGYLKGTVENISKFGSTILKGKDRLTRELDKTKPDVVLLEFGGNDCDFNWDEVAKDPYKDHAPNTDFNVFKETLKDLIDSLKKANIVPVLLTLPPLDADRYFNWISKGNKEMAKNILTWLGSVTKIYWWQEKYNSAILSIASSTETKIIDIRSTFLDRPDYRKLICEDGIHPNEEGHRAIAEKIKDYVRTYYDFLLK, from the coding sequence ATGGAGATGCTAAATATAAAAGAAAGTTACAACTTTCTGGTTTGTGGCGACTCTATATCGAGGGGTGTCGTTCTTGATAAAATCAAAAATAAATATGTGCTTTTAAGGGACTCTTACGCGAATTTGTTGAATGGCTATTTAAAAGGGACGGTTGAAAACATATCGAAATTTGGAAGCACAATACTCAAGGGAAAGGATAGACTGACAAGAGAGCTTGACAAGACAAAGCCTGATGTTGTGCTTTTAGAGTTCGGAGGCAATGACTGCGACTTTAATTGGGATGAAGTGGCTAAAGACCCGTACAAAGACCATGCTCCAAATACAGACTTTAACGTATTTAAAGAAACTTTAAAAGATCTTATAGATTCGCTGAAAAAGGCAAACATCGTTCCAGTTTTACTTACACTTCCACCTCTTGATGCAGACAGATATTTTAACTGGATAAGCAAAGGAAATAAAGAAATGGCAAAAAATATATTGACATGGCTTGGAAGCGTCACAAAAATTTACTGGTGGCAGGAGAAGTACAATTCTGCCATATTAAGCATAGCATCAAGTACTGAAACGAAAATAATAGACATAAGAAGTACATTTTTAGATAGACCTGACTATAGAAAACTTATATGTGAAGACGGCATACATCCAAATGAAGAAGGGCATAGAGCAATAGCAGAAAAGATAAAGGATTATGTCAGAACATACTATGATTTTCTATTAAAATAA
- a CDS encoding LysR family transcriptional regulator: MNFRELNIFLSVCELGSMSEAARHLYMTQPAISQAISELEGEYNIKLFDRIGKKLVLTHAGEILRDYGKKINLLLNEAENTLRDISDMKMGKLKLGASRTVGTYLLPQLIGEFLKIYKNIELPFYIDNTSEIVKMIHENEIDLGIVEGPIHSDNIEVKYFLDDELYLICSKDHNWAKKKIINKDDLSLENIIIREVGSGTREVFENTMKAHNIEFNIKLELNSTEAIKRAVEANLGVSVISKLAIKEELKSSRLVKVGIDGVKFLRQLNIIYHKDKYLSELCKKFIDFLYISTKT, from the coding sequence ATGAATTTCAGAGAACTAAATATTTTTTTGTCAGTTTGCGAATTAGGCAGTATGTCAGAAGCTGCAAGACATCTTTATATGACTCAGCCTGCTATTAGCCAGGCAATTTCAGAGCTTGAAGGAGAGTACAACATAAAACTTTTTGACCGAATAGGTAAAAAGCTTGTATTGACACATGCAGGTGAAATTTTGCGAGACTACGGCAAGAAAATCAATCTTTTGCTAAATGAAGCAGAAAATACATTGCGGGATATTTCTGACATGAAAATGGGAAAACTTAAGTTAGGAGCCAGCAGGACTGTTGGAACATATCTACTGCCGCAACTTATAGGCGAATTTTTAAAAATCTATAAAAACATAGAATTACCGTTTTACATAGACAACACATCTGAAATAGTAAAGATGATACATGAAAATGAGATAGATCTTGGAATAGTAGAAGGTCCTATACACTCTGATAACATTGAAGTCAAGTACTTTTTAGATGATGAGCTGTACCTTATATGCTCCAAAGACCATAATTGGGCAAAAAAGAAAATCATCAATAAGGATGATTTATCTTTAGAAAATATCATAATTAGAGAAGTCGGCAGTGGAACAAGAGAAGTATTTGAAAACACAATGAAAGCACATAATATTGAGTTCAACATTAAACTTGAGCTTAATAGCACTGAAGCTATAAAGAGAGCAGTTGAAGCAAATCTAGGTGTTTCGGTAATATCAAAGCTAGCAATTAAAGAAGAATTAAAAAGTTCAAGGCTTGTTAAAGTAGGGATAGATGGAGTAAAATTTTTAAGGCAACTTAATATAATCTATCACAAAGATAAATACTTATCTGAACTGTGCAAAAAGTTTATAGACTTCCTCTATATCAGCACTAAAACATAA
- a CDS encoding NAD(P)/FAD-dependent oxidoreductase translates to MLLNEGKIGNMRLKNRFVMLPTVTNLSNNGFVSEKEIVYYDRRSKDVALVIVEASYVNSFGKFFKNQLGIDDDDKIEGLEKLVNVIKKNGAKVAVQLAMHNPKYKPSDFTVEDIKGFAKDFVDAAKRAKKAGFDAIELHFAHGWFVNQFLSPNVNTRDDEYGGDFDGRARFALEILKNVKSEVPDMAVICRINGSDYTDGGFDINESIKLSRLLEEHGADAINVSSGVGSTSEYHISPMGIDDRPLIAHVKKIKDSVSIPVIAADKLGVAADWESIVRQGYADFIGIARGLIGDPDCVGKYIEGKADEIKYCIHCNQACIAYIQKGLPVSCMMNPTVGREKEFDVIAEDKLNVAVVGGGPAGMSAAIYLARKGHNVELFEKSDSLGGQLKVAKVPPHKFEIGEVIHYLETDLKKYGVKVNLNHEVTCDELKNMNYDKVIFATGSMPKKLEIEMDIAPLKAIDVLDGKIPQGQSIAVIGGGLTGLETAEYLADMGKKVVVLEELDEVGKDIYAMNKKLLMERLKKLNVEIITNVKIGKIKDGKVLYNGGNEIAVDDVVVAIGNVPDGTFKNCGSDKYFFIGDCKEIATAVEAIRGGAEMSLII, encoded by the coding sequence ATGCTTTTAAATGAAGGTAAAATAGGAAATATGAGATTAAAAAACAGATTTGTAATGTTGCCAACTGTCACAAATTTATCAAACAATGGTTTTGTCAGCGAAAAAGAGATAGTCTATTATGACAGAAGGTCAAAAGATGTTGCTTTAGTTATAGTTGAAGCAAGTTACGTAAACAGCTTTGGCAAGTTTTTTAAAAATCAATTGGGCATAGATGACGATGATAAGATTGAAGGACTTGAAAAATTAGTGAATGTCATCAAAAAAAATGGTGCAAAGGTTGCAGTTCAACTTGCTATGCACAACCCTAAGTATAAGCCGTCAGATTTTACTGTAGAAGACATAAAGGGGTTTGCAAAAGATTTTGTAGATGCTGCTAAAAGAGCAAAAAAAGCAGGATTTGATGCAATAGAATTGCACTTTGCACATGGATGGTTTGTAAATCAATTTTTATCTCCAAACGTGAATACGCGAGACGATGAATACGGTGGAGATTTCGATGGAAGAGCAAGATTTGCACTAGAGATATTAAAGAATGTAAAAAGTGAAGTGCCGGACATGGCTGTGATATGTCGTATTAATGGAAGCGACTATACAGATGGCGGATTTGATATCAATGAAAGCATAAAACTTTCTCGTCTTTTGGAAGAACACGGTGCAGACGCAATAAATGTTTCATCTGGTGTAGGTTCTACGTCAGAGTATCATATATCACCAATGGGAATTGATGATAGGCCTCTTATAGCTCATGTAAAGAAAATCAAAGATAGTGTTTCTATTCCTGTGATAGCGGCTGACAAACTTGGTGTTGCAGCTGACTGGGAGAGCATAGTAAGACAAGGTTATGCTGATTTCATAGGTATTGCAAGAGGACTCATAGGAGATCCTGACTGTGTTGGTAAGTATATAGAGGGAAAGGCTGATGAGATAAAATACTGCATCCATTGCAACCAAGCATGTATTGCGTATATACAAAAAGGACTTCCTGTATCATGCATGATGAACCCTACTGTAGGCAGGGAAAAAGAATTTGATGTAATTGCAGAAGATAAGCTTAATGTAGCTGTAGTAGGCGGTGGTCCTGCTGGCATGTCTGCTGCTATATACTTGGCAAGAAAAGGACACAATGTGGAGCTATTTGAGAAGTCAGATTCACTTGGAGGACAGCTAAAAGTTGCAAAAGTTCCGCCACACAAGTTTGAAATAGGTGAAGTAATACATTATCTTGAAACTGATTTAAAAAAATATGGTGTAAAAGTCAATCTAAATCATGAAGTGACATGTGATGAACTAAAAAATATGAATTATGACAAGGTAATATTTGCAACAGGTTCTATGCCGAAAAAATTAGAAATTGAAATGGATATAGCGCCGCTTAAAGCTATAGATGTTTTAGATGGAAAAATACCACAAGGACAAAGCATTGCTGTAATAGGTGGCGGTTTGACAGGTCTTGAGACAGCAGAATACCTTGCAGATATGGGGAAAAAAGTTGTAGTTTTAGAGGAACTTGATGAAGTAGGGAAAGACATTTATGCCATGAATAAAAAACTTTTGATGGAGAGGCTAAAGAAGCTTAACGTAGAAATTATTACAAATGTAAAAATTGGTAAGATAAAGGATGGCAAAGTTTTATACAATGGTGGAAATGAAATTGCTGTAGACGATGTAGTTGTCGCAATAGGTAATGTTCCTGATGGAACATTTAAAAATTGTGGCAGTGACAAATACTTTTTTATAGGCGATTGCAAGGAAATAGCAACAGCAGTAGAGGCAATAAGGGGTGGGGCAGAAATGTCATTGATAATTTAA
- a CDS encoding alpha/beta fold hydrolase yields MTADDKYVNIDGAMVHYLISGHGDKGDVLLLHGKRFTIDDWVKSGIVDNIAEEGYRVIAVELPGYGKSEILDISYEDFIMKFVSILNINKVNIVAPSFSGEILIRFALKYQEMIRSLIIVDSINIDKYVDRLKEIKVNTLIIWGKKDDIAPYEFATMLKQNIQNAKLYTFDDLGHTCYFDRPDVFTDELIKFLNQD; encoded by the coding sequence ATGACAGCAGATGATAAATATGTCAATATCGATGGAGCGATGGTTCACTATTTAATCAGCGGACATGGTGATAAAGGTGATGTCCTTCTGCTTCATGGCAAAAGATTCACTATAGATGATTGGGTGAAATCTGGAATAGTTGATAATATTGCAGAAGAAGGATATAGAGTAATCGCTGTGGAATTGCCTGGTTATGGCAAATCGGAAATCCTAGATATATCGTACGAGGATTTCATAATGAAATTTGTTAGTATATTAAATATTAATAAAGTTAATATTGTTGCTCCATCCTTCAGTGGAGAAATATTAATAAGATTTGCATTAAAGTATCAGGAAATGATTAGATCCCTTATCATTGTAGATAGTATAAACATCGATAAATACGTCGATAGACTTAAAGAGATAAAGGTTAATACATTAATTATTTGGGGTAAAAAAGATGACATAGCACCGTATGAATTTGCGACAATGCTAAAACAAAATATACAAAATGCAAAACTGTATACATTTGACGATCTAGGTCATACTTGTTACTTTGATAGGCCTGATGTATTTACTGATGAATTAATTAAGTTTTTAAATCAAGATTAA
- the xylA gene encoding xylose isomerase, protein MSKYFEKVSKIKYEGPKSNNPYAFKFYNPEEVIDGKTMEEHLRFSIAYWHTFTADGTDQFGKATMQRPWNHLTDPMDIAKARVEAAFEFFDKINAPFFCFHDRDIAPEGDTLRETNKNLDVIVAMIKDYLKTSKTKVLWGTANLFSNPRFVHGASTSCNADVFAYSAAQVKKALEITKELGGQNYVFWGGREGYETLLNTDMELELDNFARFLHMAVDYAKEIGFEGQFLIEPKPKEPTKHQYDFDVANVLAFLRKYDLDKYFKVNIEANHATLAAHDFQHELRYARINGALGSIDANTGDMLLGWDTDQFPTDIRMTTLAMYEVIKMGGFDKGGLNFDAKVRRASFEPEDLFLGHIAGMDAFAKGFKVAYKLVKDGVFDKFIEERYASYKEGIGAEIVSGKADFKSLEKYALEHSEIVNKSGRQEMLESILNQYLFAE, encoded by the coding sequence ATGAGCAAATATTTTGAAAAAGTATCAAAAATTAAATATGAAGGACCTAAATCAAATAATCCTTATGCATTTAAATTTTACAATCCAGAGGAAGTAATCGATGGAAAGACGATGGAGGAACATCTTCGCTTTTCTATAGCTTACTGGCACACGTTTACAGCAGATGGGACAGACCAATTCGGAAAAGCAACAATGCAAAGGCCGTGGAATCACCTTACAGATCCTATGGATATAGCAAAGGCAAGAGTAGAAGCGGCATTTGAATTTTTTGACAAAATTAATGCGCCTTTCTTCTGCTTCCATGACAGAGATATAGCACCAGAAGGTGATACATTAAGAGAGACAAACAAAAACTTGGATGTTATTGTTGCTATGATAAAGGATTACTTGAAGACTAGCAAGACTAAAGTTTTGTGGGGCACTGCAAACCTATTCTCAAATCCGAGATTTGTCCATGGTGCATCAACATCCTGCAATGCAGATGTTTTTGCATACTCTGCAGCACAGGTTAAGAAAGCACTTGAAATTACAAAAGAGCTTGGAGGACAAAACTACGTATTTTGGGGCGGAAGAGAAGGATACGAGACGCTCCTTAATACAGATATGGAGTTAGAGCTGGACAATTTTGCAAGATTTTTGCACATGGCTGTTGACTACGCAAAGGAAATCGGATTTGAAGGACAATTCTTGATTGAACCAAAGCCGAAGGAGCCTACGAAACACCAATACGACTTTGATGTAGCAAATGTATTAGCATTCTTGAGAAAATACGACCTTGATAAATATTTCAAAGTAAATATCGAAGCTAATCATGCAACATTAGCAGCACATGACTTCCAGCATGAGCTCAGATATGCAAGGATAAATGGAGCATTAGGATCAATAGATGCAAATACAGGTGACATGCTTTTAGGATGGGATACAGATCAGTTCCCGACAGATATACGCATGACAACACTTGCAATGTATGAAGTCATAAAGATGGGGGGATTTGACAAAGGTGGATTGAATTTCGATGCAAAAGTAAGAAGAGCTTCATTTGAACCAGAAGATCTTTTCTTAGGACATATAGCAGGAATGGATGCTTTTGCAAAAGGATTCAAAGTAGCTTATAAGCTTGTAAAAGATGGAGTATTTGACAAGTTCATTGAAGAGAGATATGCAAGCTACAAAGAAGGCATTGGCGCTGAGATTGTAAGCGGTAAAGCTGACTTCAAGAGCTTGGAGAAATACGCATTAGAGCATAGCGAGATTGTTAATAAATCAGGTAGGCAAGAAATGCTTGAATCAATACTCAATCAGTATTTGTTTGCAGAATAA
- the xylB gene encoding xylulokinase — protein sequence MYFLGIDLGTSSVKIILMSDSGSVVSSVSKEYPVYYPEPGWAEQNPEDWWNATKDGIKEIIAKSGVNGDDIKGVGLSGQMHGLVLLDRDNNVITPAILWCDQRTQEECDYITEKIGKEGLLKYTGNKALTGFTAPKILWVRKHLPDVYAKIAHILLPKDYIRFKLTGEYATEVSDASGTLLFDVSNRRWSKEMIDIFEIPEKALPKCYESTDVTGHVTKEASDLTGLEEGTIVVGGGGDQASGAVGTGTVKSGIVSVALGTSGVVFASQDKYAADEELRLHSFCHANGKWHVMGVMLSAASCLKWWVDNVNNYSSEAMTFDGLLEEAEKAHPGSDGLVFLPYLMGERTPYSDPYAKGSFVGLSITHNRGHMTRSILEGVAFGLRDSLELIKDLNIPVNEVRVSGGGAKSKLWRQILADIFNVRIDMINATEGPSYGAAIMASVGYGLFEDVDEACSKLIKVTDSVYPIQENVEKYNKLYPIYVSLYSKLKGTFEEIAKLN from the coding sequence ATGTATTTTTTAGGGATAGATTTAGGTACGTCATCAGTTAAGATAATACTGATGAGTGATAGCGGAAGCGTTGTATCTAGCGTTTCAAAAGAATATCCTGTGTATTATCCAGAGCCTGGATGGGCAGAGCAAAATCCAGAGGACTGGTGGAATGCAACGAAAGATGGTATAAAAGAGATTATTGCAAAAAGCGGTGTAAATGGCGATGACATAAAAGGCGTCGGTTTAAGCGGCCAGATGCATGGCCTTGTGCTTCTCGATAGAGACAATAATGTCATCACACCTGCTATACTTTGGTGCGATCAGAGGACACAGGAAGAATGTGACTACATCACAGAAAAAATAGGTAAAGAAGGTCTTTTGAAGTATACAGGTAATAAGGCATTGACAGGCTTTACTGCTCCAAAGATATTATGGGTAAGAAAACACCTTCCGGATGTATATGCAAAAATTGCTCACATCCTTTTGCCAAAAGACTATATAAGGTTTAAATTAACAGGTGAGTACGCTACAGAGGTTTCTGATGCATCAGGAACACTTCTTTTCGATGTAAGCAACAGAAGATGGTCAAAGGAAATGATAGACATATTTGAAATACCGGAAAAAGCCCTTCCTAAGTGCTATGAGTCAACAGATGTCACGGGTCATGTGACAAAAGAAGCGTCAGATTTGACAGGACTTGAAGAAGGTACAATTGTCGTAGGTGGAGGCGGCGATCAGGCTAGCGGTGCTGTTGGCACTGGAACGGTGAAAAGCGGCATAGTGTCAGTTGCTTTAGGCACATCTGGTGTTGTATTTGCATCACAGGACAAGTATGCAGCAGACGAAGAATTGAGACTTCATTCATTTTGCCACGCAAATGGCAAATGGCATGTGATGGGTGTGATGCTGTCAGCAGCATCTTGCCTTAAATGGTGGGTCGACAATGTAAATAATTACAGCAGTGAGGCTATGACATTTGATGGACTCCTTGAAGAAGCAGAAAAAGCGCATCCTGGAAGCGATGGACTTGTATTTTTGCCTTATCTAATGGGAGAAAGAACACCATACAGCGACCCTTATGCAAAAGGAAGCTTTGTAGGATTAAGCATTACACACAATAGAGGCCACATGACAAGGTCCATATTGGAAGGTGTCGCATTTGGGTTGAGAGACTCTCTTGAGCTCATTAAAGATCTTAATATACCTGTTAATGAAGTCAGAGTAAGCGGTGGTGGTGCAAAGAGCAAGCTTTGGAGGCAGATCCTTGCAGATATATTCAATGTAAGGATAGACATGATAAATGCTACAGAAGGGCCCTCATACGGTGCCGCTATAATGGCATCAGTAGGTTATGGACTTTTTGAAGATGTGGATGAAGCTTGTAGCAAACTTATAAAAGTAACGGACAGCGTATACCCGATACAAGAAAATGTTGAAAAATACAACAAGCTTTATCCGATTTACGTAAGCTTGTATTCAAAATTAAAAGGTACATTTGAAGAGATAGCGAAGTTAAATTAA
- the xylF gene encoding D-xylose ABC transporter substrate-binding protein: protein MSKNFKKNLLSLILIFAMLFTFSGCATTNPNQSSSNNQTSQTTKTSDNSGKIKIGFSFDTLNLERWQHDRDYFVQRAKELGADVLVQSANSDSQTQYSQCQNLIAQGIKVLVIIPHDGSAIAPIVEEAHKAGVKVLAYDRLIMNADVDAYVSFDNEKVGELQAEYITKLVPKGNYFLLEGSPTDNNAKLFEQGQKKVLQPLVDKGDIKIVGEQWAQDWLTQNAYNIMQNALTANNNKIDAVVDANDSTALGAVRALQEQNLAGKVAISGQDADLANCQLIVEGKQSMTVYKPVKEEATKGADVAIALAKGEDINANGKVNNGKIDVPSVLLTPVAVDKNNMVDTIIKDGFHSLDEVYKNIPKDQWPKQ, encoded by the coding sequence ATGAGTAAAAATTTCAAGAAAAATTTATTGTCTCTAATTCTTATATTTGCAATGTTGTTTACGTTCTCAGGATGTGCTACAACAAATCCGAATCAATCTAGTTCAAATAATCAAACAAGCCAAACGACAAAAACTTCTGACAATTCAGGTAAAATTAAAATAGGATTTAGTTTTGATACTCTAAATCTAGAGAGATGGCAACATGATAGAGACTATTTTGTTCAAAGGGCTAAAGAGTTAGGAGCTGATGTATTGGTACAGTCAGCTAATAGTGATTCACAAACACAATATTCACAATGTCAAAATTTAATAGCACAAGGCATAAAAGTCTTAGTAATAATTCCGCATGATGGAAGTGCAATAGCACCAATCGTTGAAGAAGCTCATAAAGCAGGAGTAAAGGTTTTAGCATACGACAGATTAATTATGAACGCAGACGTTGATGCATACGTGTCATTTGACAATGAAAAAGTCGGTGAACTACAAGCTGAATATATAACGAAATTGGTACCAAAAGGAAATTATTTCTTGCTTGAAGGCTCACCTACAGATAATAATGCTAAATTGTTTGAACAAGGTCAAAAGAAGGTTTTACAACCATTAGTTGATAAAGGCGATATAAAAATCGTAGGTGAACAATGGGCACAAGATTGGCTTACACAAAATGCTTACAACATAATGCAAAATGCTTTAACAGCAAATAATAACAAGATCGATGCAGTAGTCGATGCTAATGACAGTACAGCTTTGGGTGCTGTAAGGGCATTGCAAGAACAGAATCTGGCAGGTAAAGTGGCAATATCTGGTCAAGATGCAGATCTAGCAAACTGCCAGTTGATAGTTGAAGGCAAACAATCAATGACTGTATATAAGCCAGTAAAAGAAGAAGCAACAAAAGGTGCTGATGTAGCGATAGCTTTGGCAAAAGGTGAAGACATCAATGCAAATGGAAAGGTCAATAATGGAAAAATCGATGTACCATCTGTATTACTTACACCTGTAGCCGTAGATAAGAACAATATGGTAGATACTATCATAAAAGATGGATTCCATAGTCTTGATGAAGTTTATAAAAATATTCCTAAAGATCAGTGGCCGAAACAATAA
- a CDS encoding xylose ABC transporter ATP-binding protein, which produces MGDFILEMKNITKEFSGVKALDNVNLKVRKGEIHGLCGENGAGKSTLMKILSGVYPHGTFTGEILFNGRELRLNSIKDAEDAGIGIIYQELSLVKELSVSENIFIGNEPNKNGIIDFDRMYYETKILLDKLNLNINPNVPVKNLGIGQQQLVEIAKALSKNVSLLILDEPTSSLTDADVEILFKILRQLKDNGVTCIYISHKLNEVMEITDRITVQRDGKTVGSEDTKNLTESEIIKMMVGRELTNLFPKEEHQIGKEILEVKNFSVYDSKSSSKKIVDNVSFTLKEGEILGIAGLIGAGRTELVSSIFGSYPGKHEGEIYLEGKKINIRNPDEALNYGIAMVPEDRKGQGLINILSVRNNMTLSNIESYKNNFGSVDENREIVDVKKYIEMLKIKVSHFDLAVKNLSGGNQQKVVLAKNLLRNPKILILDEPTRGIDVGAKYEIYKLIYELVKSGISIIMVSSELPEVIGLSDRIVVMHEGKKKGEFVNKDVTQEMIMECAIGGK; this is translated from the coding sequence ATGGGTGATTTCATTCTAGAAATGAAAAATATAACAAAGGAATTTTCCGGTGTTAAAGCTTTAGACAATGTTAATCTGAAGGTAAGAAAAGGAGAAATACACGGACTGTGTGGCGAAAATGGTGCGGGAAAGTCAACACTTATGAAAATTTTAAGTGGTGTATATCCACATGGCACTTTTACTGGAGAAATATTATTTAATGGAAGAGAATTAAGATTGAATAGTATTAAAGATGCAGAAGATGCAGGTATAGGTATAATTTATCAGGAGTTGTCATTAGTTAAAGAATTGTCTGTCAGCGAGAATATATTTATTGGGAATGAGCCTAATAAAAATGGGATAATTGATTTTGACAGAATGTATTATGAAACTAAAATCTTACTTGATAAATTGAATTTGAATATTAATCCTAATGTACCAGTGAAGAATTTAGGAATTGGACAGCAACAATTAGTTGAAATTGCCAAAGCTTTATCTAAAAATGTTAGTTTATTGATATTGGATGAGCCAACATCATCTCTCACAGATGCTGATGTTGAGATATTGTTTAAAATATTAAGGCAGTTAAAGGATAATGGAGTTACATGCATATACATTTCACATAAATTAAATGAGGTAATGGAAATAACAGATCGGATAACAGTTCAGAGAGATGGGAAAACGGTAGGTTCAGAAGACACAAAAAATCTTACAGAGAGTGAAATTATAAAAATGATGGTTGGGCGTGAACTTACGAATCTTTTCCCAAAAGAAGAACATCAAATTGGGAAAGAAATATTGGAAGTAAAAAATTTCAGTGTTTATGATTCGAAATCCTCTAGCAAAAAAATTGTAGACAATGTCAGTTTTACTTTAAAAGAAGGTGAGATATTAGGAATAGCAGGTCTTATTGGAGCTGGAAGAACTGAACTTGTTTCTAGCATTTTCGGATCATATCCAGGAAAGCATGAAGGTGAAATCTATTTAGAAGGTAAAAAAATTAATATAAGAAATCCTGATGAAGCTTTGAATTATGGAATTGCAATGGTTCCAGAAGATAGAAAAGGTCAAGGGTTAATAAATATATTATCCGTAAGAAATAATATGACATTATCTAATATAGAAAGTTATAAAAATAATTTTGGGTCTGTTGATGAAAATAGGGAAATAGTGGATGTTAAAAAATATATCGAAATGTTGAAAATAAAAGTTTCACATTTTGACTTAGCAGTAAAAAATTTAAGTGGTGGAAATCAACAGAAAGTAGTTTTGGCTAAAAATTTATTAAGAAATCCTAAAATATTGATATTAGATGAACCTACTCGTGGAATTGATGTCGGTGCAAAATATGAGATATATAAATTGATTTATGAATTGGTTAAAAGCGGTATTTCAATAATAATGGTTTCATCAGAATTACCAGAGGTAATAGGATTAAGTGATAGAATTGTCGTAATGCATGAGGGTAAAAAGAAGGGTGAATTTGTCAATAAGGATGTCACTCAAGAAATGATAATGGAATGTGCGATAGGAGGTAAATAA